The Tamandua tetradactyla isolate mTamTet1 chromosome 23, mTamTet1.pri, whole genome shotgun sequence genome includes a window with the following:
- the LITAFD gene encoding lITAF domain-containing protein isoform X1, which yields MMGISKGESMTQQSLESEAAQKPLLGPREQLPPEPPVDPRNANQSSQAPPSFYVQSPQGVQTVLLTRTPKVDSRCCSSIPVRTTCTYCGSHVITVTSSVPGTLTWLMCTGLFMFGCALGCCFLPFCISDLMDVKHTCPVCQHEIYRFQRL from the exons ATGATGGGGATCTCTAAAGGTGAGTCTATGACACAGCAGAGCTTGGAATCCGAAGCTGCCCAGAAGCCACTGCTGGGACCAAGAGAGCAGCTTCCCCCAG AGCCCCCTGTGGACCCCAGGAATGCAAACCAGAGCTCTCAAGCACCTCCCAGCTTCTATGTCCAAAGCCCCCAAGGGGTTCAGACAG TCCTGCTCACCAGGACTCCCAAGGTGGACAGCAGGTGCTGCTCCAGCATCCCCGTGCGCACGACATGCACGTACTGCGGCAGCCACGTCATCACCGTCACCTCCTCGGTCCCGGGGACCCTCACCTGGCTGATGTGCACCGGCCTCTTCATGTTCGG GTGTGCCCTCGGCTGCTGCTTCCTCCCTTTCTGCATCAGTGACTTGATGGACGTGAAGCACACATGCCCCGTGTGCCAGCATGAGATCTACCGCTTCCAGCGCCTGTGA
- the LITAFD gene encoding lITAF domain-containing protein isoform X2, with protein sequence MMGISKEPPVDPRNANQSSQAPPSFYVQSPQGVQTVLLTRTPKVDSRCCSSIPVRTTCTYCGSHVITVTSSVPGTLTWLMCTGLFMFGCALGCCFLPFCISDLMDVKHTCPVCQHEIYRFQRL encoded by the exons ATGATGGGGATCTCTAAAG AGCCCCCTGTGGACCCCAGGAATGCAAACCAGAGCTCTCAAGCACCTCCCAGCTTCTATGTCCAAAGCCCCCAAGGGGTTCAGACAG TCCTGCTCACCAGGACTCCCAAGGTGGACAGCAGGTGCTGCTCCAGCATCCCCGTGCGCACGACATGCACGTACTGCGGCAGCCACGTCATCACCGTCACCTCCTCGGTCCCGGGGACCCTCACCTGGCTGATGTGCACCGGCCTCTTCATGTTCGG GTGTGCCCTCGGCTGCTGCTTCCTCCCTTTCTGCATCAGTGACTTGATGGACGTGAAGCACACATGCCCCGTGTGCCAGCATGAGATCTACCGCTTCCAGCGCCTGTGA